GCCGACGAGGCCGAGTGGAAGAGGGCCTTCCAGGAGGTCTTGGCTTCCCTGGACGCCCTCCGAGCCTTCGCGGGGCGGCTGGGGGAATCGGCCCAAACCCTTCTGCTGGCCCTACAGACCCGTGACCGGCTGAGCCTGGCGGCTCAGAAGGTGGGGCTTTACGCCTCGCTCAACCTCTCCACCGATGGGGCCAACCCCACTTATGCTGCCATGAACGCCCAGGCCAGCGGCCTGATCGCCCAGGTGAATGCCGCGGCGGCTTTTATCGTGCCCGAGATCCTGCGCATCGAACCTGCCAAGCTCGAGCAGTTCATGGCCCAAGAGCCGGGGCTGGCCGTATACCGGCACTACCTGGAGCGGCTCCAGCTACGTCGCGCGCACATCCGCAGCGCCGAGGTGGAGGAGGTTATGGCCCAGGTCGGCGACCCCTTGGCTAGCCTCAGCGCAGCTGCGGCCGCCGCCACCAACGCCGACATGGCCTTCCGCCCGGTGGAGTTCGACGGGATGCGCCTGCCGGTTTCGCACGCCACCATCGGCGGCCTGTTGGTGCACGAGAGCCCCTTGGTGCGCAAACTGGCCTGGGAGCACTACGCCGATGGCCATCTAGCCCTCAAGAACACCCTGGCCGCTACCCTCCAGGGCAGCATGAAGGCTTTTGTCTTCCAGGCCAGAGCCCGGAACTACCCCAGCTCGCTCGAGATGTCTTTGGCCCTCAACCACATTCCCAAGAAGGTCTACGACAACCTGCTGGAGACCTTCCGGGCTCACCTCCCCCTCTGGCACCGCTACTGGGCTATTCGCAAGAGGGCCAACGGCGGCGTCTTGCACACCTACGACGTACCCACCTACGACGCACCCGCTCCGTTGCGTAGCGGCCCCACCCTCTCTTTTGCAGAAGCCGCGGAGATGGTCATCCGGGGGATGGAGCCGCTGGGGCCAGAGTACGTGGAGCCGATGCGCAAAGGGCTTTTCGAGGAGCGCTGGGTGGACTGGGGGCTCAACCAAGGCAAGCGGGCGGGGGCCTACTCCTCGGGGCTCAAGGGCACCCACCCGTTCATCTTCATGAGCTTCCAGAACGACCTTTTCTCCATGAGCACGCTGGCCCACGAGCTGGGCCACTCGATGCACTCGTATTTCACCCGGCTCCACCAGCCGCACGT
The genomic region above belongs to Meiothermus sp. Pnk-1 and contains:
- the pepF gene encoding oligoendopeptidase F yields the protein MSEVLPKRSELPKEQQWSIETVFADEAEWKRAFQEVLASLDALRAFAGRLGESAQTLLLALQTRDRLSLAAQKVGLYASLNLSTDGANPTYAAMNAQASGLIAQVNAAAAFIVPEILRIEPAKLEQFMAQEPGLAVYRHYLERLQLRRAHIRSAEVEEVMAQVGDPLASLSAAAAAATNADMAFRPVEFDGMRLPVSHATIGGLLVHESPLVRKLAWEHYADGHLALKNTLAATLQGSMKAFVFQARARNYPSSLEMSLALNHIPKKVYDNLLETFRAHLPLWHRYWAIRKRANGGVLHTYDVPTYDAPAPLRSGPTLSFAEAAEMVIRGMEPLGPEYVEPMRKGLFEERWVDWGLNQGKRAGAYSSGLKGTHPFIFMSFQNDLFSMSTLAHELGHSMHSYFTRLHQPHVYCRYSLFVAEVASNFNQALTRARLLEEAPNDDFKIAVLEEAFANFHRYLFVMPTLARFELECYQKLERGEALNAAFLTGRMAELFAEGYGGEVEIDPERLGSSWMNFSHLYSPYYVYQYATGISAANALAQDVLREGEPAARRYLEFLKAGDSVFPLDALRIAGIDMESPEPIRRAFGVLERLIDELERLVSSR